In Paraburkholderia youngii, the genomic stretch GAATCGACCGTAGTAGATGTAATGCTGCAACGCATTGCCGCCGCTCGCCGCGACGTCCGGATTGGCGTCGAGATACGCCTCGCCGTCGAAGTCGACGATTGGCGTCAGGCTCGACGGCATGCCGGTCAGGTCGTGATAGCACAGACAGCCGTCCGCGAAGAAATGGCAAACCAGCGCCTTGCGGCTCACGTGCTCCGGATCGCGCATCTTGCTGCCTCCGTGCAGCAGGTTCGCATGCCACAACAGCACATCGCCCTTCTTCGGATAGAAGTACTTCGGGCCCGCCGAATGGTCAGCGATGAGCTTCTGAATCGCGGGTTCGTAGATGTCGTGATAAGCGGAATAACCGCAACCGAACGGCATGCCCAATTCGGTCGACATCAGATACGGCAGCTTGTGCGTGCCGGGGTGATAAACGAGCGGTCCCGAATCCGGATGAATATCCTCGAAGGCGATCCAGTTCGCGACCAGATACCCGTTCGGATAGGTCGACATGTGAATCGAATCGGAATGCTCGAGTTGCTCGCTGCTCTTGTGACCGCCGATCGTCTGGAACGGCGCCGATTTCGCGCCCAGCAGCAAGCCCACGATCTCGTTCATGCGCGCATCGAACAGCATGTCGCGAATCGCGGGCACGCTGAAATGCGGATTCAGCGTGCGCCCCGGCAGCGTATCGCCTTCGAAAAGCGGCTCGTGCGGCGGCCGCAGCGTGCCGTCGGCGATCGCGTCTTCGTAGGCTTGCCACGTCGCATCGAGCTGTTCGTGCCCGAAGAAGCCTTCAATGATCAGATAGCCGTCGCTGACCCATTTCCGGCACCATTCGGCTTCCTGCTCGCTGATTACACCTTGGGACAACAACTCGGCGACCCGCTCCAGCGCATCCGGTCGATCGAGCCAGGGAACCGGGCCTGCTGCGGGAAATTTTTCGAATTTGAAGACCTGGGTCTGAGTGTCGATCGGAACGTCCGCGACGACGGGCTTATCGAAAAAACGCTGAGTCTCGAGAGTATTCATGTTGTATCGGGAAACTTTCCGGGTTAGCGTTTCAGGGTACCTGGCTTGAACAGGACGCTGGCGGTGCGGTGTCGGTCACCCGAACGAGCGCCCTTCCGTACGGCCATAACGGATGTAGTGTTCCGCGCCAGAGCTGATGTGCTTTTGCGCAACGGCTTCTGCTACGTCGGGGTTGCGCTGAAGATATTGCGCCTCGTCGAAATGCGGAATGTGAGCGGCATAAAGCAGAATCGA encodes the following:
- a CDS encoding phytanoyl-CoA dioxygenase family protein gives rise to the protein MNTLETQRFFDKPVVADVPIDTQTQVFKFEKFPAAGPVPWLDRPDALERVAELLSQGVISEQEAEWCRKWVSDGYLIIEGFFGHEQLDATWQAYEDAIADGTLRPPHEPLFEGDTLPGRTLNPHFSVPAIRDMLFDARMNEIVGLLLGAKSAPFQTIGGHKSSEQLEHSDSIHMSTYPNGYLVANWIAFEDIHPDSGPLVYHPGTHKLPYLMSTELGMPFGCGYSAYHDIYEPAIQKLIADHSAGPKYFYPKKGDVLLWHANLLHGGSKMRDPEHVSRKALVCHFFADGCLCYHDLTGMPSSLTPIVDFDGEAYLDANPDVAASGGNALQHYIYYGRFEGRPLSSAESFQRKARLAQLPEGFDPKLYLEANPDVAAAGVDPVDHFVEFGRAEGRPLHP